A genomic segment from Sphingopyxis sp. DBS4 encodes:
- a CDS encoding sulfite exporter TauE/SafE family protein, producing the protein MTSLAAFFGLTALLYAAVGFGGGSTYTALLLLGGVAVGLVPAISLACNVIVVTGGTIRFARAGVMPWAKALPLIAVAAPLAFLGGLTPVKQGLLVLLLGLSLLASALALMFQPQAAKPVALPAKLLLPIAAGIGYLAGVVGIGGGIFLAPILHLIRWAEARSVAATASLFILVNSLFGLTGQLIKGKGGAMLHAVAGHWPLLVAVLIGGAIGTQLAVRAGGATLIRRLTALLVGFVGVRLLFGF; encoded by the coding sequence ATGACCAGCCTCGCCGCTTTCTTCGGCCTGACCGCCCTGCTCTATGCCGCGGTCGGGTTCGGCGGCGGGTCGACCTATACCGCGCTGCTGCTGCTCGGCGGCGTCGCGGTCGGGCTGGTTCCGGCGATCAGCCTTGCGTGCAACGTCATCGTCGTTACCGGCGGGACGATCCGCTTCGCGCGCGCCGGGGTGATGCCGTGGGCGAAGGCGCTGCCGCTGATCGCAGTCGCGGCACCGCTTGCCTTTCTCGGCGGGCTGACCCCGGTCAAGCAGGGGCTGCTCGTCCTGCTCCTCGGCCTGTCGCTGCTCGCCTCCGCGCTGGCGCTGATGTTCCAGCCGCAGGCGGCGAAGCCCGTCGCGCTTCCTGCAAAGCTGTTGCTGCCGATCGCGGCGGGGATTGGCTATTTGGCTGGTGTCGTCGGCATCGGCGGCGGTATCTTCCTCGCGCCGATCCTCCACCTCATCCGCTGGGCCGAGGCGCGCTCGGTCGCCGCGACCGCGAGCCTGTTCATCCTCGTCAACAGCCTGTTCGGGCTGACCGGCCAGCTCATCAAGGGCAAGGGCGGGGCGATGCTTCACGCGGTTGCGGGGCACTGGCCGCTGCTGGTCGCGGTGCTGATCGGTGGTGCGATCGGCACGCAGCTTGCGGTCCGCGCCGGCGGCGCGACCCTGATCCGGCGGCTGACCGCGCTGCTCGTCGGGTTCGTGGGGGTGCGGCTGTTGTTCGGGTTTTGA
- a CDS encoding GreA/GreB family elongation factor — protein MSVAFRRESDDEHMEPAFEWPIPVGPNLVTPRGARLLAEEVARLEAAVAATSEEEARKKLLRRLRYAGTRHATAEVQDAPTADVVGIGSRVRYRLNGAERAVTIVGHDEADPTAGLIAFTAPLGRALMGAEVGDTVEFQGREDAITVLGAEADPEANA, from the coding sequence ATGAGCGTAGCCTTCCGCCGCGAGAGCGACGACGAACATATGGAACCGGCTTTCGAATGGCCGATCCCGGTGGGGCCGAACCTCGTCACGCCGCGCGGCGCCCGCCTGCTCGCCGAGGAGGTCGCGCGCCTCGAGGCCGCCGTCGCCGCGACAAGCGAAGAGGAGGCGCGCAAGAAGCTGCTGCGCCGCCTGCGCTATGCCGGCACCCGCCACGCGACCGCCGAGGTGCAGGATGCGCCCACCGCCGATGTCGTCGGCATCGGCAGCCGGGTGCGCTACAGGCTGAACGGCGCCGAGCGTGCGGTGACGATCGTCGGCCATGACGAGGCCGACCCCACAGCGGGGCTGATCGCTTTCACCGCGCCGCTCGGCCGCGCGCTGATGGGCGCTGAAGTTGGCGACACGGTCGAATTCCAGGGGCGCGAGGATGCGATCACCGTCCTTGGCGCCGAAGCCGATCCGGAGGCGAACGCATGA
- a CDS encoding sigma-70 family RNA polymerase sigma factor: MSPDEPSLARLMAASQRGDRAAYRALLTDCRRWLSRYFARRIAPHQIDDLVQETLVSLHRKLATWDSGRPFLPWLAAIARYRWIDALRRQRDEAELGDHDAAVAAEDEAVHARLSLDHLLTRLPPGQAQAITLVKIEGASIAEAARISGQSESLVKVNIHRGLKTLAGLVESE; the protein is encoded by the coding sequence ATGAGCCCCGACGAACCGTCGCTCGCGCGCCTGATGGCTGCTTCGCAGCGCGGGGACCGTGCGGCCTATCGCGCGCTGCTGACCGATTGCCGCCGATGGCTGAGCCGCTATTTCGCGCGCCGCATCGCGCCGCACCAGATCGACGATCTGGTGCAGGAAACCCTCGTGTCGCTGCACCGCAAGCTTGCAACCTGGGACAGCGGGCGCCCCTTCCTGCCCTGGCTCGCGGCGATCGCGCGCTATCGCTGGATCGACGCGCTTCGCCGCCAGCGCGACGAGGCCGAGCTCGGCGACCATGACGCGGCGGTCGCGGCAGAGGACGAGGCGGTGCATGCGCGGCTCAGCCTCGACCATCTGCTGACGCGGCTGCCGCCGGGGCAGGCGCAGGCGATCACGCTGGTCAAGATCGAGGGCGCCTCGATCGCCGAGGCGGCACGCATCAGCGGCCAGAGCGAGTCGCTGGTCAAGGTGAACATCCATCGCGGGCTGAAGACGCTCGCGGGACTGGTGGAAAGCGAGTGA
- a CDS encoding NAD(P)/FAD-dependent oxidoreductase: MTAFDYDAVVLGAGAAGLMCAAVAGQRGKRVLLLDHAEQVGKKIIISGGGRCNFTNIHTAADRYISANPHFAKSALARYTPADFIALVDRYGIAWHEKTLGQLFCDGSAKQIVAMLLEECAKNGVDVRCGQPVREVTHGDDLFRVTFGEQSFTAPNLVLATGGPSIPKMAATGFAYDLARRFGLKIVEPRPALVPLTLGGDDVLFRDLSGVATPVEARAGKAAFREAALFTHKGLSGPAILQVSSYWRHGEPVMIDFLPDASPGWLTEAKRTRPRVPLAAALPLPDRLARTLADRLALPGEIGAQTDRKLADAEAQLKRWIFHPNGTEGFAKAEVTVGGIATAGLSSQTMMAKSVPGLYAIGEAVDVTGWLGGYNFQWAWASGHAAGQAL; encoded by the coding sequence ATGACCGCTTTTGATTATGATGCCGTCGTGCTGGGCGCCGGCGCGGCCGGGCTGATGTGCGCGGCGGTCGCGGGGCAGCGCGGCAAGCGCGTCCTGCTGCTCGACCATGCCGAGCAGGTGGGGAAGAAAATCATCATTTCCGGCGGCGGGCGCTGCAACTTCACCAACATCCACACCGCCGCGGATCGCTATATCTCGGCGAACCCGCATTTCGCCAAGTCGGCGCTCGCACGCTATACCCCCGCCGATTTCATCGCGCTCGTCGATCGCTACGGCATCGCCTGGCACGAGAAAACATTGGGCCAGCTCTTCTGCGACGGCTCGGCGAAGCAGATCGTCGCGATGCTGCTCGAAGAATGCGCCAAGAACGGCGTCGATGTCCGCTGCGGCCAGCCGGTGCGCGAGGTCACGCACGGCGACGACCTGTTCCGCGTGACCTTCGGCGAGCAAAGTTTCACCGCCCCCAATCTCGTCCTCGCCACCGGCGGCCCCTCCATTCCCAAGATGGCCGCGACCGGCTTCGCCTATGACCTTGCGCGCCGCTTTGGCCTCAAAATCGTCGAGCCGCGCCCCGCGCTCGTCCCGCTCACGCTCGGCGGTGACGATGTGCTGTTCCGCGACCTCTCGGGCGTCGCGACCCCGGTCGAGGCGCGCGCGGGCAAGGCGGCGTTCCGCGAGGCCGCGCTCTTCACCCACAAGGGCCTGTCCGGTCCCGCGATCCTCCAGGTCAGCAGCTATTGGCGGCACGGCGAGCCGGTGATGATCGATTTCCTCCCCGACGCCTCACCGGGATGGCTGACCGAAGCCAAGCGCACGCGCCCGCGCGTCCCGCTCGCCGCGGCGCTGCCGCTGCCCGACCGGCTGGCGCGCACTCTCGCCGATCGCCTCGCGCTCCCCGGCGAGATCGGCGCCCAGACCGACCGCAAGCTCGCCGACGCCGAGGCGCAGCTCAAGCGCTGGATATTTCACCCCAACGGGACCGAAGGCTTCGCCAAGGCCGAGGTCACCGTCGGCGGAATCGCGACCGCCGGGCTCTCGTCGCAAACAATGATGGCCAAAAGCGTTCCGGGGCTCTATGCGATCGGCGAAGCCGTGGACGTCACCGGGTGGCTGGGCGGCTATAATTTTCAATGGGCCTGGGCCAGCGGACATGCGGCAGGCCAGGCCCTTTAG
- the secA gene encoding preprotein translocase subunit SecA: MFGSLAKSLFGSSNERYVNSIRKIVARINAFEPELEAYSDEQLKAQTQKFRDRLDAGETLDDVLPEAFATVREASKRTLGMRHFDVQMIGGIVLHRGEIAEMATGEGKTLMATLPCYLNALEGKGVHVVTVNDYLAKRDAEWMSAVYGFLGLTTGIIVPNLNEMQRREAYNSDITYATNNELGFDYLRDNMKFDRAQMVHREFNFGIVDEVDSILIDEARTPLIISGPTDDKSELYIRVNEVVHQLVEEDYEKDEKAKSISLTEDGTEHVERLLEAAGLLQGSNLYDIENTQVVHHVNQALKAIVMFKLDTDYIVKDGKVVIIDEFTGRMMDGRRWSDGLHQAVEAKEGVQIEPENQTLASITFQNYFRMYPKLSGMTGTAATEAAEFFEIYKMNVVTIPTNRPIARQDDEDEFYKNITDKFGAIARTIREAQERGQPVLVGTVSIEKSELLSSYLEKEGVAHSVLNARFHESEAHIVAQAGRAGAVTIATNMAGRGTDIKLGGSEEFRIEDELRDVPEGPERDAAIARITEEVAAEREAVRAAGGLFVLATERHESRRIDNQLRGRSGRQGDPGLSKFYLCLDDDLLRIFGPDTLFSKMMNKNLEDGEAIGSKWLSKAIETAQKKVEARNYDIRKQVVEYDNVMNDQRKVVYEQRGEIIDSETVDDVMAEMRAETVNAIIADACPPGSYPEQWDIEAIKERVANILDLSPPIDDWMQEDELDPEIFEARLQEMADAAAAGKAAQVDQDTWHNVEKSILIQTLDHHWKDHLSTLDALRQAIFLRAYAQKQPINEYKQEAFALFERMLQNIREDVTRTVARIDFQFQEPEPAALPELPDFLTTHIDPFTGEDNSADIDAGELGVIANTLPPMQAPRPDLPEGENPYAALEISRNAPCPCGSGRKYKHCHGQL, encoded by the coding sequence ATGTTCGGCAGTCTTGCCAAGAGCCTGTTCGGCTCGTCCAACGAGCGTTACGTCAATTCGATCCGCAAGATCGTCGCCAGGATCAACGCCTTCGAGCCCGAGCTCGAAGCCTATAGCGACGAGCAATTGAAGGCGCAGACGCAGAAATTCCGCGACCGGCTCGATGCCGGGGAGACGCTCGACGACGTGCTGCCCGAAGCCTTTGCGACGGTGCGCGAAGCGTCGAAGCGTACGCTCGGCATGCGCCACTTCGACGTCCAGATGATCGGCGGCATCGTCCTCCACCGCGGCGAGATCGCCGAGATGGCGACGGGCGAGGGCAAGACGCTGATGGCGACCTTGCCCTGCTATCTGAACGCGCTGGAAGGCAAGGGTGTCCATGTCGTCACCGTCAACGACTATCTCGCCAAGCGCGACGCCGAATGGATGAGCGCGGTCTATGGCTTCCTGGGCCTGACCACCGGCATCATCGTTCCGAACCTCAACGAGATGCAGCGGCGCGAGGCGTATAACAGCGACATCACCTATGCGACGAACAACGAGCTGGGGTTCGACTATCTGCGCGACAATATGAAGTTCGACCGCGCGCAGATGGTCCACCGCGAATTCAACTTCGGCATCGTCGACGAGGTCGACTCGATCCTGATCGACGAAGCGCGCACGCCGCTGATCATCTCGGGCCCGACGGACGACAAGTCGGAGCTCTACATCCGCGTCAACGAGGTGGTGCACCAGCTCGTCGAGGAGGATTATGAAAAGGACGAGAAGGCGAAATCGATCAGCCTGACCGAGGACGGCACCGAGCATGTCGAGCGATTGCTCGAAGCCGCGGGGCTGCTTCAGGGCAGCAACCTCTACGATATCGAGAACACCCAGGTCGTGCATCACGTCAACCAGGCGCTGAAGGCGATCGTGATGTTCAAGCTCGACACCGATTATATCGTCAAGGACGGCAAGGTCGTCATCATCGACGAATTCACCGGCCGCATGATGGACGGCCGCCGCTGGTCCGACGGCCTGCATCAGGCGGTCGAGGCCAAGGAAGGCGTCCAGATCGAGCCCGAGAACCAGACCCTCGCGTCGATTACCTTCCAGAATTATTTCCGCATGTATCCCAAGCTGTCCGGCATGACCGGCACCGCGGCGACCGAAGCGGCCGAATTCTTCGAAATCTACAAGATGAACGTCGTCACCATCCCGACCAACCGCCCGATCGCGCGGCAGGACGACGAGGATGAATTCTACAAGAATATCACCGACAAGTTCGGCGCGATCGCGCGCACGATCCGCGAGGCGCAGGAGCGCGGCCAGCCCGTGCTCGTCGGCACCGTGTCGATCGAGAAGTCGGAACTCCTCTCCTCCTATCTCGAAAAAGAAGGCGTCGCGCACAGCGTCCTCAACGCGCGCTTCCACGAGAGCGAGGCGCATATCGTCGCGCAGGCGGGGCGCGCGGGCGCGGTGACCATCGCGACGAACATGGCCGGCCGCGGCACCGACATCAAGCTGGGCGGCAGCGAGGAGTTCCGCATCGAGGATGAGCTGAGGGACGTGCCCGAAGGTCCCGAACGCGACGCCGCGATCGCGCGCATCACCGAAGAAGTCGCCGCCGAGCGCGAAGCCGTGCGCGCCGCGGGCGGGCTGTTCGTGCTCGCGACCGAGCGCCATGAAAGCCGCCGCATCGACAACCAGCTCCGTGGCCGTTCGGGGCGTCAGGGCGACCCCGGCCTGTCGAAATTCTATCTCTGCCTCGACGACGATCTGCTCCGCATCTTCGGCCCCGACACGCTCTTTTCCAAGATGATGAACAAGAATCTGGAGGACGGCGAGGCGATCGGGTCGAAATGGCTGTCGAAGGCGATCGAGACCGCGCAGAAGAAGGTCGAGGCGCGCAACTACGACATCCGCAAGCAGGTCGTCGAATATGACAACGTCATGAACGACCAGCGCAAGGTGGTCTATGAACAGCGCGGCGAAATTATCGACAGCGAAACCGTCGATGACGTGATGGCCGAGATGCGGGCTGAGACGGTGAATGCGATCATCGCCGACGCCTGCCCGCCGGGAAGCTATCCCGAGCAATGGGACATCGAGGCGATCAAGGAACGCGTCGCCAATATCCTCGACCTGTCGCCGCCGATCGACGACTGGATGCAGGAAGACGAGCTCGACCCCGAAATCTTCGAAGCGCGGCTGCAGGAGATGGCCGATGCCGCGGCCGCCGGCAAGGCGGCGCAGGTCGATCAGGACACGTGGCACAATGTCGAGAAATCGATCCTGATCCAGACCCTCGACCATCATTGGAAGGACCATCTCTCGACGCTCGACGCGCTGCGCCAGGCGATCTTCCTGCGCGCCTATGCGCAGAAACAGCCGATCAACGAATATAAGCAGGAAGCCTTCGCGCTGTTCGAGCGGATGCTGCAGAACATCCGCGAGGATGTGACGCGCACCGTCGCGCGGATCGATTTCCAGTTCCAGGAGCCCGAGCCCGCGGCGCTGCCCGAACTGCCCGACTTCCTGACCACCCACATCGACCCCTTCACCGGCGAGGACAACAGCGCCGACATCGATGCGGGCGAGTTGGGCGTGATCGCGAACACGCTGCCGCCGATGCAGGCGCCGCGGCCCGACCTGCCCGAAGGGGAAAACCCCTATGCGGCGCTGGAAATCAGCCGCAATGCGCCGTGCCCGTGCGGGTCGGGGCGCAAATACAAGCATTGCCATGGGCAGCTTTGA
- a CDS encoding TonB family protein, which yields MLWMMLLLAAQAGAPADGTEDPLHFRPATDPGSWVTTDDYPITALRDTHEGTTGFRLTVGPDGLPRRCEVTASSGHAELDDATCRLVMQRARFETQRDDKGVRVGGTYANRIRWQIPDDYLERLAQSGFRVDEARRGLPRAPLPDPAMVTLDAAAHYPPAALAARQEGDVGMMLSLDAAGKVIRCAVTESSMVRDLDTAACALMRSDGRFEPALDSAGTPVKSEVPAVFSWVLPRTAGATAEPAHRKFPLSSPMAATMTIVVGADGIARDCKFSATGLPVGLPLEGNPCDMFGGSVRYIPFTDAAGKPVTRRVTMRAETIVEPEPGRGSSVEP from the coding sequence ATGTTGTGGATGATGTTGCTGCTGGCCGCGCAGGCCGGCGCCCCTGCGGATGGAACGGAAGATCCGCTGCATTTCAGACCGGCAACCGACCCCGGCAGTTGGGTCACGACCGATGATTATCCGATCACGGCGCTGCGCGACACGCATGAAGGCACGACGGGGTTTCGCCTGACGGTCGGTCCCGACGGACTGCCGCGCCGCTGCGAGGTCACCGCGTCGAGCGGCCATGCCGAGCTCGACGATGCAACGTGCCGGCTGGTCATGCAGCGCGCGAGGTTCGAGACGCAGCGCGACGACAAGGGCGTGCGCGTCGGTGGCACCTACGCCAACCGAATCCGCTGGCAGATTCCCGACGATTATCTCGAACGCCTGGCGCAATCGGGTTTCCGGGTCGACGAGGCGCGCCGCGGATTGCCGCGCGCTCCGCTTCCCGACCCCGCCATGGTGACTCTCGATGCGGCCGCCCATTATCCTCCCGCCGCCCTGGCGGCGCGGCAGGAAGGCGATGTCGGCATGATGCTGAGCCTCGATGCCGCCGGCAAGGTGATCCGTTGCGCCGTGACCGAGAGCAGCATGGTCAGGGACCTCGATACCGCGGCTTGCGCCCTGATGCGGAGCGACGGGCGGTTCGAGCCGGCGCTCGACAGCGCGGGGACGCCGGTCAAATCGGAGGTTCCGGCCGTGTTCAGCTGGGTCTTGCCGCGGACAGCGGGCGCGACGGCCGAACCCGCGCACCGGAAATTCCCGCTGTCGAGCCCGATGGCGGCGACGATGACTATTGTCGTCGGTGCGGACGGCATCGCCAGGGATTGCAAATTTTCGGCGACCGGGCTTCCGGTGGGCCTGCCGCTGGAGGGCAATCCCTGTGATATGTTCGGCGGGAGCGTTCGCTACATCCCCTTCACCGATGCCGCCGGCAAGCCGGTCACGCGCCGCGTGACGATGCGGGCGGAAACGATCGTCGAGCCCGAGCCCGGCCGCGGCAGCTCGGTGGAACCATAA
- a CDS encoding head GIN domain-containing protein, with protein sequence MTSYSRLAAVAAAALLLSGAATAAEKRYGLTSFETIEIGTDVDVEVVTRAPVSAVATGSTDALDRLTLETRDGRLVIGEKKYAGDENRRTPPGPVMIRINAANLRAATLAGAGSLRIDRLKGARVTIGLRGPGRVSVDAIDADRLSVAMIGNGTMTLAGKAKQGQMTLSGAGVVDAGRLSVDDLVSDSEGAGDHILNAVKTAAVTTRGVGKTVVLGRPACTVRNLGSGTVSCGPGK encoded by the coding sequence ATGACCAGCTATTCGCGCCTGGCTGCCGTCGCGGCCGCCGCCCTGCTCCTGTCCGGCGCCGCGACTGCGGCCGAGAAGCGCTATGGCCTCACCAGCTTCGAGACCATCGAGATCGGCACCGACGTCGATGTCGAGGTGGTGACCCGCGCGCCGGTGAGCGCGGTGGCGACCGGATCGACCGACGCGCTCGACCGGCTGACGCTCGAAACCCGCGACGGGCGACTGGTGATCGGTGAAAAGAAATATGCGGGCGACGAAAATCGCCGCACCCCGCCCGGCCCGGTGATGATCCGCATCAACGCCGCGAACCTGCGCGCTGCGACGCTCGCGGGGGCGGGGTCGCTGCGGATCGACCGCCTCAAGGGCGCGCGGGTCACGATCGGGCTGCGCGGGCCGGGGCGGGTGAGCGTCGATGCGATCGACGCCGACCGGCTGAGCGTCGCGATGATCGGCAACGGCACGATGACGCTGGCCGGCAAGGCCAAGCAGGGTCAGATGACGCTGTCGGGCGCGGGAGTCGTCGATGCGGGCAGGCTTTCGGTCGACGATCTGGTCAGCGACAGCGAAGGCGCGGGCGATCATATCCTGAACGCGGTGAAGACCGCGGCGGTGACGACGCGCGGGGTGGGCAAGACCGTCGTGCTCGGCCGCCCCGCCTGCACCGTGCGCAACCTCGGCAGCGGGACGGTGAGCTGCGGGCCGGGGAAGTAG
- a CDS encoding DUF1109 domain-containing protein — translation MSDASIDELIEGLAGELKPVRPRRVLRGGLWVAAGWIAGGALLLWLFGMRHDLAAGEAMAPLPMLAFWLIVALALAASWSALRMGLPGVGRDYGGWRWAGLAALALPLTALFMGFADSHGAMTEMRPDHGMRCTLDGLIAGIGVGAALFAWLKGGAPTSPARAGWVVGIAAGAAGAAAVALRCSSNDMIHIALWHGLAIPLWAVAGRVLLAPLLRW, via the coding sequence ATGAGCGACGCGTCGATCGACGAACTGATCGAGGGGCTGGCGGGTGAGCTCAAGCCTGTGCGCCCGCGGCGCGTGCTGCGCGGCGGGCTGTGGGTCGCAGCGGGCTGGATCGCGGGCGGCGCGCTGCTGCTCTGGCTGTTCGGGATGCGCCACGACCTCGCTGCGGGAGAGGCGATGGCGCCGCTGCCGATGCTCGCCTTCTGGCTGATCGTCGCGCTGGCGCTCGCCGCGAGCTGGAGCGCGCTGCGCATGGGATTGCCGGGCGTCGGGCGCGACTATGGCGGATGGCGCTGGGCGGGGCTCGCCGCGCTCGCCCTGCCGCTGACCGCACTGTTCATGGGGTTTGCCGACAGCCACGGCGCGATGACCGAAATGCGGCCCGATCATGGTATGCGCTGCACGCTCGACGGACTGATCGCCGGGATCGGCGTCGGGGCCGCGCTGTTCGCCTGGCTGAAAGGCGGCGCGCCGACATCGCCCGCGCGCGCCGGCTGGGTCGTCGGCATCGCTGCGGGGGCGGCGGGCGCCGCGGCGGTCGCGCTCCGCTGCTCTTCGAACGATATGATCCATATCGCGCTCTGGCACGGGCTCGCCATCCCGCTGTGGGCCGTCGCCGGGCGGGTGCTGCTCGCGCCGCTGCTCCGCTGGTAG
- a CDS encoding head GIN domain-containing protein: MTMRNWTIAVLPLALAMTVSACSAEGTSSSKDGKRVVASGPAATQNFDLKGFTGVKVTGPDDVTIRQGDAFSISAKGPQAELDELEIVLDGSTLSIGRKREGFSFTRHDSKGVEISITMPKLQALKLTGSGSIDADTLAADAATLDVTGSGDLAVAKLTAKSADLDVSGSGNIEVKGGAIDSGDFGVTGSGDIDAEGLVAQTLAVSITGSGDVDAQATASADIKILGSGDATIGGGGKCSTHAMGSGTATCR, translated from the coding sequence ATGACGATGCGAAACTGGACGATAGCGGTTCTGCCGCTGGCTCTCGCCATGACGGTGTCGGCGTGCAGCGCCGAAGGGACGAGCAGCAGCAAGGACGGCAAGCGGGTGGTCGCGTCTGGCCCTGCGGCGACGCAGAACTTCGACCTCAAGGGCTTCACCGGCGTCAAGGTCACCGGCCCCGACGATGTCACCATCCGCCAGGGCGACGCCTTCTCGATCAGCGCCAAGGGCCCGCAGGCCGAACTCGACGAGCTGGAGATCGTGCTCGACGGCTCAACGCTGTCGATCGGCCGCAAGCGCGAAGGCTTCAGCTTCACCCGCCACGACAGCAAAGGGGTCGAGATCAGCATCACCATGCCGAAGCTGCAGGCGCTGAAGCTGACCGGATCGGGGTCGATCGACGCCGACACGCTGGCCGCCGACGCAGCGACGCTCGACGTCACCGGCTCGGGCGACCTCGCGGTCGCGAAGCTGACCGCGAAGAGCGCCGACCTCGACGTTTCGGGCTCGGGCAATATCGAGGTCAAGGGCGGCGCGATCGACAGCGGCGATTTCGGCGTCACCGGATCGGGCGACATCGACGCCGAGGGGCTGGTCGCGCAGACGCTCGCGGTGTCGATCACCGGATCGGGCGACGTCGATGCGCAGGCGACCGCGAGCGCGGACATCAAGATACTCGGCTCGGGCGATGCGACGATCGGCGGCGGCGGCAAATGCTCGACGCACGCAATGGGATCGGGGACCGCGACCTGCCGGTAG
- a CDS encoding SDR family oxidoreductase: MARKAIFITGGGSGIGRATARHFAAQGWFVGIADVNARGIDETAALLPEGASSRHIMDVRDRDQWTAALDAFAAVSGGRLDVLFNNAGIGTGGQFADMAPEEADRLIAINFGGVVNGIYSALPLLRATPGSTILNTGSASGFYGVAGLAIYSATKFAVRGLTEALEIEFAKHDIKVRSLMPGFIDTPLLDQVAADSNEPARDRLSSSGFEIVPVERVAEAAWDAVHGARVHVTVGKMAKRLSRLARFFPGLIVKQSKKVDGLGGAAH; the protein is encoded by the coding sequence GTGGCACGAAAGGCGATCTTCATCACCGGCGGCGGTTCGGGTATCGGCCGCGCGACCGCGCGCCATTTCGCAGCGCAAGGCTGGTTCGTCGGCATCGCCGACGTCAATGCGCGAGGGATCGACGAGACCGCGGCGCTGCTGCCCGAGGGCGCCTCGTCGCGCCACATCATGGACGTGCGCGACCGCGATCAGTGGACGGCCGCGCTCGACGCCTTTGCGGCGGTCAGCGGCGGACGGCTCGACGTCCTGTTCAACAACGCCGGAATCGGAACCGGCGGCCAGTTCGCCGACATGGCGCCGGAGGAGGCCGACCGGCTGATCGCGATCAACTTCGGCGGCGTCGTCAATGGAATCTACAGCGCGCTGCCGCTGCTCCGCGCGACGCCGGGATCGACGATCCTCAACACCGGCTCGGCGTCGGGCTTTTACGGCGTCGCCGGGCTCGCGATCTATTCGGCGACCAAATTCGCGGTGCGCGGGCTGACCGAAGCGCTCGAGATCGAATTCGCCAAGCACGACATCAAGGTTCGTTCGCTGATGCCGGGCTTCATCGACACCCCGCTGCTCGACCAGGTCGCCGCCGACAGCAACGAGCCCGCACGCGACCGCCTGTCGTCCAGCGGGTTCGAGATCGTCCCCGTCGAACGCGTCGCCGAGGCGGCGTGGGACGCGGTCCACGGCGCCAGGGTGCACGTCACCGTCGGCAAGATGGCCAAACGCCTGTCACGCCTCGCGCGCTTCTTTCCGGGGCTGATCGTCAAACAGTCGAAAAAGGTCGACGGGCTGGGCGGCGCGGCGCACTGA